The following coding sequences are from one Arthrobacter sp. 24S4-2 window:
- a CDS encoding alpha/beta fold hydrolase, with protein sequence MSIQQGTGDELVTTYKDAVTRTVSVGGDQIAYRDLGPRTGIPVVFLTHLSANLDNWDPRVVDGIAAQRRVITVDYRGVGGSMGAVRDSVEAMADDAAAFIRALGLDRVDILGLSLGGMVAQSLTLRHQELVRKLILAGTGPAGGEGIQNVTRIANRDLARALLTFQDPKVFLFFTRTLNGKRSAADFLARLKERTVGRDRTITFPGYRTQLKAIHHWGLQDPDDLSVIRQPVLAVNGDNDRMVPTINTKDLAGRIPGSELIIYPDAGHGGIFQHHRSFVTSALDFLDR encoded by the coding sequence ATGAGCATCCAACAAGGCACCGGCGACGAGCTGGTCACCACCTACAAGGACGCGGTAACACGTACCGTCAGTGTCGGAGGAGACCAGATCGCCTATCGCGACCTCGGGCCCCGCACCGGGATACCCGTCGTCTTCCTCACCCACCTCTCAGCCAATCTCGACAACTGGGATCCCCGCGTGGTTGATGGCATTGCCGCGCAGCGCCGGGTGATCACCGTCGACTACCGCGGCGTTGGAGGCTCGATGGGGGCAGTCCGCGACTCAGTCGAGGCGATGGCAGACGACGCAGCCGCCTTCATCAGGGCCCTCGGCCTGGACCGTGTCGATATTCTCGGCCTCTCCCTCGGGGGCATGGTCGCGCAGAGCCTGACGCTGCGGCACCAGGAACTTGTCCGCAAGCTCATTCTTGCGGGGACGGGCCCTGCCGGCGGCGAAGGCATCCAGAACGTGACACGAATCGCCAACAGGGATCTTGCCCGGGCGTTGCTCACTTTTCAGGACCCGAAGGTGTTCCTGTTCTTCACCCGGACCTTGAACGGGAAGCGTTCAGCGGCGGATTTCCTCGCCCGCCTCAAGGAGCGGACAGTCGGCCGCGATCGTACGATCACGTTCCCCGGGTATCGCACCCAGCTGAAAGCGATCCACCACTGGGGACTACAGGATCCCGACGACCTGTCGGTCATTCGCCAACCGGTTCTGGCCGTGAACGGCGACAACGACCGGATGGTCCCGACGATCAACACGAAAGACCTTGCCGGGCGCATCCCCGGCAGCGAGCTCATCATCTATCCCGATGCAGGCCACGGCGGCATCTTCCAGCACCACCGCAGCTTCGTCACGAGTGCGCTCGATTTTTTGGACCGGTAG
- a CDS encoding HNH endonuclease signature motif containing protein: protein MEGRAVAETLEAMEASLAALATFVGRGAGNVASTGPDPLQDEADACLDGAAEVGRMEARLAALKVHFAAGYAHAAAAMAAPAVSPQERTSQEMAVTAELACVLTVSERSAAALLAESATLTTGLPLTLSALRTGSISWQHARVMCDETSGLDPAAAAALEAHFLDPEAPSAARGCPAGQLVPGRFRAKARSWRERHHPVSIEARHRKGVQDRRLEYVPDRDGMAWLSAYLPADVAAGVWSRATETARALQGPSESRTLTQLRADVAAGWLLEGVAEGTPSPKAQVLVTVPVLSLLGTGTDPATLDGYGPIPASMARRLVADGAGSFLRVLTDPRSGAPLEIGRTSYRVPKAMRQWLRLRDGRCPFPGCNNHSLDNEADHLLAWSEGGGTGITNLGQPCRRHHRLKHSTPWRPVDATRDQPPGWISPSGRSYPSEQQDWEPPHWPDRPGRAGEDPEWEPPDWPDVLAGAAGLGETGPPLPVDPLPDWALSIAA, encoded by the coding sequence ATGGAAGGCAGAGCAGTTGCGGAGACGTTGGAGGCCATGGAGGCCTCCCTTGCTGCGTTGGCTACATTTGTCGGTCGCGGGGCCGGGAACGTGGCCTCGACTGGTCCTGACCCTCTTCAGGACGAAGCGGACGCGTGCCTGGACGGTGCGGCTGAGGTGGGCAGAATGGAAGCCAGGCTGGCCGCGCTGAAAGTGCACTTCGCCGCCGGATACGCCCACGCTGCCGCGGCCATGGCGGCCCCGGCCGTTTCCCCGCAGGAGCGCACCTCCCAGGAAATGGCGGTGACAGCAGAGCTGGCCTGTGTCCTGACTGTGAGTGAAAGATCGGCAGCTGCGTTACTGGCGGAGTCAGCCACCCTGACCACCGGGTTGCCCCTGACGCTGTCTGCGCTACGGACAGGGAGCATTTCGTGGCAGCACGCGCGAGTTATGTGTGATGAAACATCCGGTCTGGACCCCGCCGCGGCTGCTGCTTTGGAGGCTCATTTCCTGGACCCCGAAGCTCCCTCTGCTGCGCGTGGCTGCCCGGCGGGACAGCTGGTGCCGGGCAGGTTCCGGGCTAAAGCGCGCAGCTGGCGTGAGCGGCACCATCCTGTAAGCATCGAAGCGCGCCACCGCAAGGGCGTGCAGGACCGTCGGCTGGAATATGTCCCGGACCGGGATGGCATGGCCTGGCTCTCGGCCTACCTGCCCGCGGATGTGGCGGCGGGTGTCTGGTCCCGTGCCACGGAAACGGCGCGTGCTCTGCAGGGTCCGTCCGAATCCCGGACCCTGACGCAGCTCCGTGCGGACGTCGCCGCTGGCTGGCTACTGGAGGGTGTGGCGGAAGGAACCCCGTCGCCCAAGGCACAGGTCCTGGTGACCGTTCCGGTGTTGTCGCTCTTGGGCACCGGGACGGACCCGGCCACGCTGGACGGGTACGGTCCCATTCCGGCGAGCATGGCCCGCCGGCTTGTCGCGGATGGCGCCGGATCGTTCCTGCGAGTGCTGACCGATCCGCGCAGCGGAGCGCCGCTGGAGATCGGCCGCACCAGCTACCGGGTTCCGAAGGCGATGCGCCAGTGGTTGCGGCTTCGGGATGGCCGGTGCCCTTTTCCCGGCTGCAACAACCATTCCCTGGATAACGAAGCGGACCATCTGCTGGCTTGGTCCGAGGGAGGCGGCACTGGCATCACCAACCTGGGCCAGCCCTGCCGGCGCCACCACCGACTCAAACACAGCACGCCGTGGAGACCGGTTGACGCGACCCGAGATCAACCACCCGGCTGGATCTCACCCTCGGGGCGCTCCTATCCCAGCGAACAACAGGACTGGGAACCGCCACACTGGCCGGACCGCCCCGGCCGGGCGGGCGAAGACCCGGAGTGGGAACCGCCCGACTGGCCGGACGTGCTTGCCGGTGCCGCCGGTCTCGGAGAGACCGGGCCACCATTACCGGTGGATCCCTTGCCCGACTGGGCACTATCCATCGCGGCGTAG
- a CDS encoding aminoglycoside phosphotransferase family protein — MAGMPPAILEVSDVVVQCLVRDQWPDLGDRPLTRVANGWDNATFRLGDDLAVRLPRRAEAVSLILHEQRYLPDIARRSPVAVPVPVHAGLPTSDFPWPWSIVRWVAGAAAADVGPAARRPAAECLADFLLSLHVPAETGVPVNPFRGVPLTDRDSAVVERLGDRERYPQAAALRGVWAEACAAKAWDGPAMMLHGDLHPGNILLADDGSLAGVIDFGDVGAGDPAVDLAVGWLMFDAGARHRFMDAFGPAVEGDTWMRARGWALILSTAMLSNSDDDPRMFAVGEFGIRQILEG; from the coding sequence ATGGCGGGAATGCCACCAGCCATTTTGGAGGTGAGTGACGTCGTCGTCCAGTGCCTCGTCCGGGACCAGTGGCCCGACCTCGGCGATCGTCCTCTAACGCGGGTTGCGAATGGCTGGGACAACGCGACCTTCCGCCTCGGGGACGACCTGGCCGTCCGGCTGCCGCGCAGGGCGGAGGCCGTTTCGCTAATACTGCATGAGCAGCGCTACCTTCCCGACATAGCCCGCCGCTCCCCGGTTGCGGTTCCTGTCCCCGTCCATGCCGGCTTGCCGACGTCAGACTTCCCATGGCCGTGGAGCATCGTGCGGTGGGTCGCCGGAGCCGCCGCGGCCGACGTCGGCCCAGCAGCCCGCAGGCCGGCCGCTGAATGCCTGGCCGATTTCCTCCTGTCCCTCCACGTGCCCGCCGAAACCGGTGTCCCGGTGAATCCGTTCCGCGGCGTGCCGCTGACGGACCGTGACTCTGCGGTGGTGGAACGGCTCGGGGACCGCGAACGCTACCCGCAGGCAGCAGCACTGAGAGGGGTGTGGGCGGAGGCCTGTGCTGCTAAAGCCTGGGATGGCCCAGCGATGATGCTCCACGGGGACCTTCACCCGGGCAATATCCTGCTGGCGGACGACGGCTCCCTGGCTGGCGTCATCGATTTCGGCGACGTCGGAGCAGGGGACCCTGCTGTCGATCTTGCGGTGGGGTGGCTGATGTTCGACGCCGGCGCCCGCCACCGCTTCATGGACGCCTTTGGCCCCGCAGTAGAAGGGGACACCTGGATGAGGGCCCGGGGCTGGGCTCTCATCCTGTCCACCGCCATGCTGAGCAACTCCGACGATGATCCGCGGATGTTCGCCGTGGGAGAGTTCGGGATCAGGCAGATCCTGGAAGGCTGA